A section of the Rhizobium sp. Pop5 genome encodes:
- the fliG gene encoding flagellar motor switch protein FliG produces MMDFDDFGGALAGKPLTQAEKAAAVLLAMGKGVAGRLLKYFTQAELQTIIASAQSLRAIPPDELLSLVGEFEDLFTEGAGLMDNAKAIEAILEEGLTPDEVDSLLGRRTAFQAYETSIWDRLSEAEPAFVAQFLLREHPQTVAYILSMMPSNFGAKVLLQLPDNRRADIMNRTVNMKTVSPKAAQIIENQVMTLLAEVEAERNAAGSTKVADLMNELDKPQVDTLLTSLESISRESVNKVRPKIFLFEDLMYMPQRSRVLLLNDISTDVLTVALRGSPAEIRESVLSAISPRQRRMIESDLQNGMGGVNPREIAIARRAVAQEAIRLANSGQIELKEKEGDASAAA; encoded by the coding sequence ATGATGGACTTTGACGATTTCGGCGGCGCGCTAGCCGGGAAACCGTTGACCCAGGCTGAAAAGGCGGCGGCTGTTCTTCTCGCGATGGGAAAAGGAGTCGCCGGCCGGCTGTTGAAATATTTTACCCAGGCCGAACTGCAGACCATTATCGCATCCGCCCAGTCGCTGCGTGCCATTCCGCCGGACGAGCTGCTCTCGCTCGTCGGCGAGTTCGAAGACCTCTTCACCGAGGGCGCCGGCCTGATGGACAATGCCAAGGCGATCGAGGCCATTCTGGAAGAAGGCCTGACGCCCGACGAGGTCGACAGCCTGCTCGGCCGCCGCACCGCGTTCCAGGCCTACGAGACATCGATCTGGGATCGCCTCAGCGAGGCGGAGCCGGCATTCGTCGCCCAGTTCCTGCTGCGCGAACACCCGCAGACCGTTGCCTATATTCTTTCGATGATGCCGTCCAACTTCGGCGCCAAGGTGCTGCTGCAGCTTCCCGACAACCGTCGCGCCGACATCATGAACCGCACGGTCAACATGAAGACCGTCAGCCCGAAGGCGGCACAGATCATCGAGAACCAGGTCATGACGCTGCTTGCCGAAGTCGAGGCAGAGCGCAATGCGGCCGGCTCGACGAAGGTCGCCGACCTCATGAACGAACTCGACAAGCCGCAGGTCGACACGCTGCTCACCTCGCTGGAATCGATCAGCCGCGAGTCGGTCAACAAGGTTCGCCCGAAGATCTTCCTCTTCGAGGACCTCATGTACATGCCGCAGCGCAGCCGCGTCCTGCTGCTCAACGACATCTCGACCGACGTGCTCACCGTCGCGCTGCGCGGCTCGCCTGCCGAGATCCGCGAATCGGTTCTCTCCGCCATCAGCCCGCGCCAGCGCCGCATGATCGAATCGGATCTGCAGAACGGCATGGGCGGCGTCAATCCGCGCGAGATCGCCATTGCACGGCGCGCCGTGGCGCAGGAAGCGATTCGCCTGGCCAACTCAGGCCAGATCGAGCTGAAGGAGAAGGAAGGCGACGCCTCGGCGGCTGCCTAA
- the fliI gene encoding flagellar protein export ATPase FliI, which produces MSTALLSEDSLSPKLAHLADLVDRYVSPEFAVAHGGRVQTIAAGHYTVRGLSRHVRLGEFVAHKSATGIHLGEVVRVEPELIYVCPIEPGEPIGIHDTVIRKGAFRISPSDSWCGRTLNSLCEPIDGLGPITEGLDRRSISNTAPPSMTRKRVETGFKTGVRAIDIFSPLCLGQRLGIFAGSGVGKSTLLSMLARADAFDKVVIALVGERGREVREFIEDTLGSNMKKAIAVVATSDESPMLRKMAPLTAVTIAEHFRDKGENVLFIVDSITRFAHAIREVATASGEPPIARGYPASVFTELPRLLERAGPGPEGAGTITAIISILVDGDNHNDPIADSTRGILDGHIVLQRSLAEEGRYPPIDPLASISRLARKAWTPDQEKLVSRLKVLIHRFEETRDLRMIGGYRQGADPDLDMAVKQVPIIYDVLKQSPGDRESPDAFADLAGALKAAAGMGNPGGPIQRR; this is translated from the coding sequence ATGAGCACCGCGCTGCTGTCCGAAGATAGTCTTTCTCCGAAGCTGGCGCACCTGGCAGACCTCGTCGATCGATACGTCTCGCCGGAGTTTGCCGTTGCCCATGGCGGCCGCGTGCAGACCATCGCCGCCGGTCACTATACCGTCCGCGGCCTGTCGCGCCACGTTCGCCTCGGAGAGTTCGTGGCTCATAAATCGGCCACCGGCATCCACCTCGGCGAGGTCGTGCGCGTCGAGCCGGAATTGATTTATGTCTGCCCGATCGAACCGGGCGAGCCGATCGGCATCCACGATACGGTCATCCGCAAGGGCGCCTTCCGCATCTCACCGTCGGACAGCTGGTGCGGACGCACCCTCAATTCGCTCTGCGAGCCGATCGACGGGCTGGGTCCGATCACCGAGGGTCTTGATCGCCGCTCGATTTCCAATACCGCGCCGCCCTCGATGACCCGCAAGCGGGTGGAGACCGGCTTCAAGACCGGCGTGCGCGCGATCGATATCTTCTCGCCGCTCTGCCTCGGGCAGCGCCTCGGCATCTTCGCCGGTTCTGGCGTCGGCAAGTCGACGCTGTTGTCCATGCTCGCCCGTGCCGATGCCTTCGACAAGGTGGTGATTGCGCTCGTTGGCGAACGCGGCCGCGAGGTGCGTGAATTCATCGAGGACACGCTCGGCAGCAACATGAAGAAGGCAATCGCCGTCGTCGCCACAAGCGACGAGAGCCCGATGCTGCGCAAAATGGCCCCGCTGACGGCCGTCACCATCGCCGAGCATTTCCGCGACAAGGGCGAGAACGTCCTCTTCATCGTCGACAGCATCACGCGCTTCGCCCATGCGATCCGAGAAGTGGCGACCGCTTCCGGCGAGCCGCCGATCGCGCGCGGTTATCCTGCTTCCGTCTTCACCGAGCTGCCCCGCCTTCTGGAACGCGCAGGTCCCGGTCCCGAGGGCGCCGGCACGATCACGGCGATCATCTCGATCCTCGTCGATGGCGACAACCATAACGACCCGATCGCCGATTCGACGCGCGGCATCCTCGACGGTCATATCGTCCTGCAGCGCAGCCTTGCCGAAGAGGGGCGCTATCCGCCGATTGATCCGCTCGCCTCGATCTCGCGTCTTGCCCGCAAGGCCTGGACGCCGGATCAGGAAAAGCTGGTGTCGCGGCTCAAGGTTCTGATCCACCGCTTCGAGGAGACGCGCGACCTGCGCATGATCGGCGGTTACCGCCAGGGCGCCGATCCAGATCTCGATATGGCGGTCAAGCAGGTGCCGATCATTTACGACGTCCTGAAACAGTCGCCGGGTGATCGCGAGTCGCCCGACGCCTTTGCCGATCTCGCCGGCGCGCTCAAGGCCGCAGCCGGTATGGGCAATCCGGGCGGACCCATCCAGAGGAGATAG
- the flgA gene encoding flagellar basal body P-ring formation chaperone FlgA — MMFCRVGRISGWVAAATIAIAGIILPAGADAGMGYAVVPTTIIYPGDTLSGSQLQEVEVTNPNLAGDYAKSISQVEGLVSKRTLLPGRTIEVSALREPYTVTRGSSIRLVFSLGAMTISAAGTPLEDGATGQLIRARNMDSGVIVSGTVLADGTVHVRAK, encoded by the coding sequence ATGATGTTTTGCCGGGTAGGACGCATCTCAGGATGGGTGGCGGCAGCCACGATCGCAATCGCGGGCATCATTTTGCCCGCGGGCGCGGATGCCGGCATGGGCTATGCCGTCGTCCCGACGACGATCATCTACCCCGGCGACACATTGTCGGGCAGCCAGCTTCAGGAGGTCGAGGTCACCAATCCCAACCTCGCCGGAGACTATGCCAAATCGATTTCGCAGGTCGAAGGCCTCGTCTCCAAGCGAACGCTGCTGCCGGGCCGCACGATTGAGGTCTCAGCCCTGCGCGAGCCCTATACGGTAACGCGCGGCTCCTCGATCCGCCTGGTCTTCTCTCTTGGCGCAATGACGATCTCTGCCGCCGGCACGCCCCTTGAAGATGGCGCGACGGGGCAGCTCATCCGCGCGCGCAATATGGATTCCGGGGTCATCGTCAGCGGCACGGTGCTTGCGGACGGCACGGTCCATGTGAGGGCAAAATGA
- a CDS encoding FliM/FliN family flagellar motor switch protein encodes MTTSNASHDKPAMDPALLAKLTGGLGDKGRVAKICSSFGDIYSEFFPDVIKSETGLDVTVNYIGCEIGYKNHLIDDLSANVTLVDATLRNWSQNITLACGNGFVITLMEHLLGATADTIEEPADRLLSIIELDLAVMVFDKIAKVLRSAVNAPGGFELSLSAPHAHDARAKPPEDRPDEFAAAINMSITLAGIVSEFSLIVPQTALLKTTVTPPKPKRQAGAKSPEWAEQLGDQVRRSQVTLEAKIRLQDLTLRTISKLMVGDVIPFRDRGDVRVEVSANSKELYVCEFGRSGENYMVRVKDTMNSDDELIRHLMN; translated from the coding sequence ATGACCACGAGCAATGCGTCGCATGACAAACCGGCAATGGATCCTGCCCTTCTTGCCAAGCTGACGGGCGGGCTCGGCGACAAAGGCAGGGTCGCCAAGATCTGCAGCTCCTTCGGCGATATCTACAGCGAATTCTTTCCCGACGTCATCAAGAGCGAAACAGGCCTCGACGTGACGGTCAACTATATCGGTTGCGAGATCGGCTACAAGAACCACCTGATCGACGACCTCAGCGCCAACGTCACGCTCGTCGACGCGACGCTGCGAAACTGGTCGCAGAACATCACGCTTGCCTGCGGCAACGGTTTCGTCATCACGCTGATGGAGCATCTGCTCGGCGCCACGGCCGATACGATCGAAGAACCGGCCGACAGGCTGCTGTCGATCATCGAACTCGATCTGGCCGTCATGGTCTTCGACAAAATCGCGAAAGTGCTGCGCTCGGCCGTCAACGCGCCCGGTGGTTTCGAACTGAGCCTTTCGGCCCCGCATGCCCATGACGCGCGCGCCAAGCCGCCGGAAGACCGTCCGGACGAATTCGCCGCCGCCATCAACATGTCGATCACGCTTGCCGGCATCGTTTCGGAATTCTCGCTGATCGTTCCGCAGACGGCGCTGCTCAAGACCACGGTGACGCCGCCGAAACCGAAGCGCCAGGCCGGCGCCAAGTCGCCGGAATGGGCCGAACAGCTCGGCGACCAGGTCCGGCGCTCGCAGGTCACGCTGGAAGCCAAGATCAGGCTGCAGGATCTGACGCTGCGCACGATATCGAAGCTCATGGTCGGCGACGTCATTCCGTTCCGCGACCGCGGCGACGTGCGCGTCGAGGTCAGCGCCAACAGCAAGGAACTGTATGTGTGCGAGTTCGGGCGTTCAGGCGAAAACTACATGGTCCGCGTCAAGGATACGATGAACTCGGATGACGAACTCATCCGTCATTTAATGAATTAA
- the visR gene encoding transcriptional regulator VisR encodes MAHPSGRTMSGAEQLRTVRVSRISSRSDLFPRLIAMQKLADAQGFAIYRVSGSGLPAKQRLVCELENWGSSNAGFGKAFTDAYGDILLDHIEKSLLPLSWAGGYDRAAPGPADFAPFMTRLKDGILPFSGLAFPVRLGAVGNGFILFTGDELDPSSDTIVELHGRCCHIMMDLLSLDERRAAAAEALSEREIACLQLAGDGRISEEIADKLGLSVHTVNAYLGSATIKLDSVNRIQAIAKAIRLGYIS; translated from the coding sequence ATGGCGCATCCATCAGGCAGAACAATGAGCGGCGCCGAGCAGCTGCGCACCGTGCGGGTGAGCAGAATTTCCAGCCGGTCCGATCTCTTTCCGCGGCTGATCGCCATGCAGAAGCTCGCCGATGCTCAGGGGTTTGCGATCTACCGCGTCAGCGGCTCTGGCCTGCCGGCAAAGCAGCGCCTGGTTTGCGAGCTCGAAAATTGGGGCTCGTCCAATGCTGGTTTCGGCAAGGCCTTCACGGATGCCTATGGCGATATCCTCCTCGATCATATCGAAAAATCGCTGCTGCCGCTTTCATGGGCCGGCGGCTACGATCGTGCCGCACCCGGCCCGGCGGACTTCGCGCCGTTTATGACGCGGCTGAAGGACGGTATCCTGCCTTTTTCCGGCCTCGCCTTTCCCGTGCGGCTCGGCGCCGTCGGCAACGGCTTCATCCTGTTCACCGGCGATGAACTCGACCCGTCGAGCGATACGATCGTCGAACTGCATGGCCGGTGCTGCCACATCATGATGGATCTGCTCTCGCTCGACGAGCGTCGCGCGGCTGCTGCCGAGGCGCTCAGCGAACGCGAAATCGCCTGTCTGCAGCTTGCCGGCGACGGCCGCATCAGCGAAGAGATTGCCGACAAGCTCGGCCTCTCCGTGCATACCGTGAACGCTTATCTCGGCTCGGCGACCATTAAGCTCGATTCCGTCAACCGCATTCAGGCGATCGCGAAGGCGATCCGGCTCGGCTATATCAGCTGA
- the flgC gene encoding flagellar basal body rod protein FlgC produces MDPLAAAMKIAGSGLEAQSTRLRIVSENIANARSTGDTPGADPYRRKTITFGQQMDRTSGVETVNVKKVGVDEGDFSTEFDPSNPAANEKGVVKLPNVNILVEMADMREANRSYDANLQTIKQTRDLVSSTIDLLKSQ; encoded by the coding sequence ATGGATCCGCTTGCAGCAGCAATGAAAATCGCCGGTTCCGGGCTTGAGGCGCAGTCGACGCGCCTGCGCATCGTCTCGGAAAACATCGCCAACGCCCGTTCGACCGGCGACACGCCCGGCGCCGACCCCTATCGCCGCAAGACGATCACCTTCGGCCAGCAGATGGATCGCACGAGTGGCGTCGAAACCGTCAACGTCAAGAAGGTCGGCGTCGACGAAGGCGATTTCAGTACCGAATTCGACCCCAGCAATCCGGCGGCGAACGAAAAGGGTGTCGTCAAGCTGCCGAACGTCAACATCCTGGTCGAGATGGCCGACATGCGCGAAGCCAACCGCTCGTATGACGCCAACCTGCAGACCATCAAGCAGACCCGCGACCTCGTTTCGTCCACGATCGATCTTCTGAAGAGCCAATAA
- the flgB gene encoding flagellar basal body rod protein FlgB, translating into MQPIQLFDLASRQAEWLTIRQQVVAGNIANANTPKFHAKDVTPFDAVLDKSDITMTRTNPAHLSGNDFSESGDIDVKDAALDQEIGIQESGNTVGLAEELSKSGDIKRQYDLNTSLVSSFNRMMLMTVRK; encoded by the coding sequence ATGCAACCGATCCAACTTTTCGACTTGGCTTCGCGGCAGGCGGAATGGCTGACGATCCGTCAGCAGGTTGTTGCTGGCAACATCGCGAATGCCAACACCCCAAAGTTCCACGCCAAGGACGTCACGCCTTTTGATGCCGTGCTGGATAAGTCCGACATCACCATGACGCGCACCAATCCGGCGCATTTGAGCGGCAATGATTTCAGCGAGAGCGGCGATATCGACGTCAAGGACGCCGCCCTCGACCAGGAAATCGGCATCCAGGAATCCGGCAACACGGTCGGTTTGGCCGAAGAGCTCTCCAAGTCTGGCGATATCAAGCGCCAGTACGATCTGAACACCTCGCTGGTCAGTTCCTTCAACCGCATGATGCTGATGACCGTCAGGAAGTAA
- the motA gene encoding flagellar motor stator protein MotA — MNIIIGFIVVCGCIVGSFMAMGGEVNALFQPFEFLIIGGAGLGSFIMANPMKVVKDSGKALGESFKHAVPKERNYLDTLGVLYSLMRDLRTKSRNEIEAHIDNPADSTIFQLAPTVLKNKELTAFICDYVRLIIIGNARSHEIEALMDEELNTIMHDKMKPYHAIQIMGDSFPAIGIVAAVLGVIKAMAHINDSPEVLGHLIGSALVGTFLGIILSYCVCSPLVSQIKIVRSKQHRLYVIVKQTLLAYMNGSVPQVALEYGRKTISAYERPSIDAVEQEMMNPGGENKAA, encoded by the coding sequence ATGAATATTATTATCGGATTTATTGTTGTCTGCGGCTGTATCGTCGGCAGCTTCATGGCGATGGGCGGCGAAGTGAACGCCCTGTTTCAGCCCTTCGAGTTCCTCATCATTGGCGGCGCCGGCCTCGGCAGCTTCATCATGGCGAACCCGATGAAGGTGGTGAAGGATTCCGGAAAGGCGCTCGGCGAAAGTTTTAAGCACGCTGTGCCGAAGGAACGCAATTATCTCGATACGCTCGGCGTGCTTTATTCGCTGATGCGCGACCTGCGCACCAAATCACGAAACGAAATCGAAGCCCATATCGACAACCCGGCTGATTCGACCATCTTCCAGCTCGCTCCGACCGTTCTGAAGAACAAGGAACTGACGGCCTTCATCTGCGATTACGTGCGTCTGATCATCATCGGCAACGCCCGCAGCCACGAAATCGAGGCGCTGATGGACGAAGAGCTCAACACCATCATGCACGACAAGATGAAGCCCTATCACGCGATCCAGATCATGGGCGATTCCTTCCCGGCGATCGGTATCGTCGCGGCCGTTCTCGGCGTTATCAAGGCGATGGCTCATATCAACGATTCGCCTGAAGTGCTCGGCCACCTGATCGGCTCGGCGCTCGTCGGCACCTTCCTCGGCATTATCCTGTCCTACTGCGTCTGCTCGCCGCTGGTCTCCCAGATCAAGATCGTGCGCAGCAAGCAGCACCGCCTTTACGTCATCGTCAAGCAGACGCTGCTTGCCTATATGAACGGGTCGGTGCCTCAGGTCGCTCTCGAATACGGCCGCAAGACGATCTCGGCTTACGAGCGTCCCTCCATCGATGCTGTCGAACAGGAAATGATGAACCCAGGCGGCGAAAACAAGGCGGCTTAA
- the flhB gene encoding flagellar biosynthesis protein FlhB, whose product MADDDKDSKTEAPTAKKRTDAAEKGNVPFSRELSIFATILATFIYLVFFLPDSVGRLSETLRDIFEQPDQWKIETGPDILALFVKLGWASAALLAPAFILFMVFGIASSIFQNLPTPVLERIRPQASRISPVKGWSRLFSLPGLIEFAKSLFKVVVVGIILFFVLRSEYFSSIDAMFSDPQTILLRMMTAMRKIVIVMLIATAMVAIADLFWTRHHWFTELKMTRHEVKEENKQAQGDPFVKSRQRSLMRDRARRRMIANVHRATLVIANPTHYAVALRYAREENDAPIVLAKGQDLIALKIREIAEQNGIPVFEDPPLARSMFAQVSVDSVIPSVFYKAVAELIHRVYAADAKNKRVR is encoded by the coding sequence TTGGCAGATGATGACAAGGACAGCAAAACAGAAGCCCCGACCGCGAAGAAGCGAACCGATGCCGCGGAGAAAGGCAATGTACCGTTTTCGCGCGAGCTGTCGATCTTCGCGACCATCCTCGCCACCTTCATCTATCTGGTGTTCTTCCTTCCCGACAGCGTCGGGCGCCTGAGCGAGACGCTACGCGACATCTTCGAGCAGCCCGACCAGTGGAAGATCGAAACGGGGCCGGATATTTTGGCGCTCTTCGTCAAGCTCGGCTGGGCAAGTGCGGCGCTGCTCGCGCCCGCCTTCATCCTGTTCATGGTGTTCGGCATCGCCTCCTCCATTTTCCAGAATCTGCCGACTCCGGTGCTCGAACGCATCCGGCCGCAGGCCTCGCGGATCTCTCCGGTCAAGGGCTGGAGCCGGCTCTTCAGCCTGCCAGGCCTCATCGAATTCGCAAAGTCGCTGTTCAAGGTCGTCGTCGTCGGGATTATCCTGTTCTTCGTGCTGAGGAGCGAATATTTCAGCTCGATCGATGCGATGTTCTCCGATCCGCAGACGATCCTCCTCCGGATGATGACGGCGATGCGCAAGATCGTCATCGTCATGCTGATCGCAACCGCGATGGTGGCAATCGCCGACCTTTTCTGGACGCGACATCACTGGTTCACCGAGCTGAAGATGACGCGCCACGAGGTGAAGGAAGAAAACAAGCAGGCGCAGGGCGATCCCTTCGTCAAGAGCCGGCAGCGCTCGCTGATGCGGGACCGCGCACGCCGGCGCATGATCGCCAACGTGCACCGGGCGACGCTCGTCATCGCCAACCCGACGCACTATGCGGTGGCGCTGCGCTACGCGCGCGAAGAAAACGATGCCCCTATCGTGCTGGCCAAGGGGCAAGACCTCATCGCGCTCAAGATCAGGGAGATCGCGGAGCAGAACGGCATACCGGTGTTCGAGGATCCGCCACTCGCGCGCTCCATGTTTGCGCAAGTCTCGGTCGATAGTGTCATACCGTCAGTCTTCTATAAGGCCGTTGCGGAGCTGATCCATCGGGTCTACGCCGCAGACGCCAAGAACAAACGGGTAAGATAA
- the fliN gene encoding flagellar motor switch protein FliN: protein MATKKTQQNSDFPLDVPGTEADLDQAIDDLRGVLKKDVDGDLPQFGDDLQNDAFGAGTDLSPFGGDVSENPFGSDDFGGDFGAGDASPAAGMDFGASSSFEASPAPLGSALTSNFDLIMDIPIDVQIMLGTSRMQVSGLMNLNEGATIALDKKIGEPVEIMVNGRRIARGEITVLDNDDTRFGVKLIEVLSTKKA, encoded by the coding sequence ATGGCAACGAAGAAAACACAGCAGAACAGCGACTTCCCCCTGGACGTTCCGGGCACCGAGGCAGATCTCGACCAGGCGATCGACGATCTGCGCGGCGTCCTGAAGAAGGATGTCGACGGCGACCTGCCGCAGTTTGGCGACGACCTGCAGAACGACGCCTTCGGAGCAGGAACGGACTTGTCGCCCTTCGGCGGCGATGTCTCTGAAAACCCTTTCGGCAGCGACGATTTCGGCGGCGATTTCGGCGCCGGCGATGCCAGCCCGGCTGCCGGCATGGATTTCGGCGCCAGCTCCTCCTTCGAAGCCTCCCCGGCTCCGCTCGGCAGTGCGCTGACCTCCAATTTCGACCTGATCATGGACATCCCGATCGATGTCCAGATCATGCTCGGCACCAGCCGCATGCAGGTCTCCGGCCTGATGAACCTGAATGAAGGGGCGACGATCGCCCTCGACAAGAAGATCGGCGAACCGGTCGAGATCATGGTGAACGGCCGCAGGATTGCACGCGGCGAGATTACGGTGCTTGATAACGACGACACCCGATTCGGTGTGAAGCTGATAGAAGTTTTGAGTACGAAAAAAGCCTGA
- a CDS encoding flagellar hook-basal body complex protein FliE produces MISSVQNVSSLSMTRALGAVDTENSASSSAATMPGTAGATNGLSFASVMGNMATDAVTSLKGAESMSFAGIKGTATTREVVDSMLQAEQTLQTAIAIRDKVVSAFLEVTKMQM; encoded by the coding sequence ATGATCAGCAGCGTCCAGAATGTCAGCAGTCTTTCGATGACCCGTGCGCTCGGCGCCGTCGATACCGAAAATTCCGCCTCGTCGTCCGCGGCCACCATGCCGGGCACAGCGGGCGCTACGAATGGCCTGAGCTTCGCCTCCGTCATGGGCAACATGGCGACCGATGCCGTCACCAGCCTGAAGGGTGCGGAAAGCATGTCCTTTGCCGGCATCAAGGGCACGGCGACGACGCGCGAAGTCGTCGATTCCATGCTGCAGGCCGAGCAGACGCTGCAGACCGCGATTGCCATCCGCGACAAGGTCGTCTCGGCCTTTCTCGAAGTCACCAAGATGCAGATGTAA
- a CDS encoding flagellar protein, with translation MAEFDDERIASLKQRRKTAMLDRFLTFAGLALAGASAFFPWYVFFNEDKFGINVATSGNSRELPDWPARNVFSVSPLAMVNKNEPDKKPPPIDPLTTATVSDLGKERDGGPILEDQPFPGKSSFRLLHVSNGRALIEDPSGMYVVRIGSILPDESRLAALEQRDGKWVIVTSKGDTYQNN, from the coding sequence GTGGCTGAATTCGACGACGAACGCATCGCTTCCCTGAAGCAGCGCAGGAAGACCGCCATGCTGGACCGGTTTCTGACCTTCGCTGGCCTGGCGCTTGCCGGCGCCTCCGCCTTCTTCCCCTGGTACGTCTTCTTCAACGAGGACAAGTTCGGCATCAATGTTGCCACGAGCGGCAATTCGCGCGAGCTGCCGGATTGGCCGGCCCGCAACGTCTTCAGCGTTTCGCCGCTTGCCATGGTCAACAAGAACGAGCCGGACAAGAAGCCCCCGCCAATCGATCCGCTGACGACGGCGACGGTCTCCGACCTCGGCAAGGAGCGCGACGGCGGCCCCATCCTGGAAGACCAGCCCTTCCCAGGTAAATCTTCCTTCCGCCTGCTGCACGTCTCCAACGGCCGGGCGTTGATCGAGGATCCCTCTGGAATGTATGTGGTTCGTATCGGCTCGATCCTGCCCGATGAAAGCCGCCTTGCGGCACTTGAGCAGCGCGACGGCAAGTGGGTGATCGTTACCTCCAAGGGCGACACCTACCAGAACAATTGA
- the flgG gene encoding flagellar basal-body rod protein FlgG has translation MRALAIAATGMDAQQTNLEVIANNIANINTTGFKRARAEFTDLLYQTERAKGVANRANQAVVPEGANIGLGVQTSAVRNLHLQGELTQTGNDLDVALIGKGFFQIQSTDGTTLYSRAGAFNKNDQGQLVTTDGYEVLPGITIPQGSTELTISRSGQVSAKLPGQTTPTTLGQLTLADFVNEAGLQPIGDNLFQQTPASGEAVIGNPDEEGFAYMKQGYLESSNVDPVKEITELISAQRAYEMNSKVITTADEMASIVSKNLK, from the coding sequence ATGAGAGCGCTCGCCATCGCAGCAACGGGCATGGATGCCCAGCAGACCAATCTGGAAGTCATCGCGAACAATATCGCCAACATCAATACGACGGGATTCAAGCGCGCCCGCGCCGAGTTCACCGACCTTCTCTACCAGACCGAACGTGCCAAGGGCGTTGCCAACCGCGCCAACCAGGCCGTCGTTCCGGAAGGCGCCAATATCGGCCTCGGCGTCCAGACCTCGGCGGTCCGCAACCTGCATCTCCAGGGCGAACTCACCCAGACCGGCAACGACCTCGACGTGGCGCTGATCGGCAAGGGTTTCTTCCAGATCCAGTCGACCGACGGCACCACGCTCTATAGCCGCGCCGGCGCCTTCAACAAGAACGATCAGGGCCAGCTCGTCACCACAGACGGCTATGAAGTCCTCCCCGGCATCACCATCCCGCAGGGCTCGACGGAGCTGACCATCAGCCGCTCCGGCCAAGTGAGCGCCAAGCTGCCCGGCCAGACCACCCCGACCACGCTCGGCCAGCTGACGCTTGCCGACTTCGTCAACGAAGCGGGCCTCCAGCCGATCGGCGACAACCTCTTCCAGCAGACCCCGGCATCCGGCGAAGCCGTCATCGGCAACCCGGATGAGGAAGGCTTCGCCTACATGAAACAGGGTTACCTGGAATCTTCGAACGTCGACCCGGTGAAGGAAATCACCGAGCTGATATCGGCCCAGCGTGCTTACGAAATGAATTCCAAGGTGATCACGACAGCTGATGAAATGGCCTCCATCGTCAGCAAGAACCTGAAGTAA